Proteins from one Sarcophilus harrisii chromosome 2, mSarHar1.11, whole genome shotgun sequence genomic window:
- the TWNK gene encoding twinkle protein, mitochondrial has protein sequence MWVSAQSRGPMRALLPLRWPVAWVGCRGLPRAPVPASPRRPYRKEGLPAPETPSVLVTAAEIRQYLRSRGVPYQDGHSCLRTPSPFQGPRGPGAESWIEGSPHSLFIDKTTGHFLCTGSLAEGNWEDLQACVEGGTAGSLASEGKGSEALDGPGGDVLRIWDRAVPLAELPDPEEVQVARTMFGLTKVSDATLKLFNVRYLRPARSLVFPWFSPGGLSLRGLKLLKAESQKNGVCYVETTLPRPSAYHNLFGLPLIGQRDVEMVLTSRELDSLALHQATGLPTLALPRGLACLPPTLLPYLEQFRRIVLWLGDDLRAWEAAKLFARKLNPKRCSLVRPGEQYPRPLEALTKGLNLQKILRSALPAGHKSIVSFRQLREEVLGELSNVEQVAGVRWGRFPDLNRLLKGHRKGELTVFTGPTGSGKTTFISEYALDLCTQGVNTLWGSFEISNVRLARIMLTQFAMGRLEERLEEYDEWADRFEDLALYFMTFHGQQSIRTVMDTMQHAVYVYDICHVIIDNLQFMMGQEQLSSDRIAAQDYIVGAFRKFATDNNCHVTLVIHPRKEDGDKELQTASIFGSAKASQEADNVLILQDKKLVTGPGKRYLQVSKNRFDGDVGIFPLEFNKSSLTFSPAAKGKARLKKVKDDELDPKKPPSRKGGGASGKQKDKAAQPPPH, from the exons ATGTGGGTCTCTGCCCAGAGCAGGGGCCCCATGCGGGCCCTGCTGCCGCTTCGGTGGCCCGTAGCATGGGTGGGGTGCAGGGGCCTCCCCCGGGCTCCTGTCCCCGCGTCTCCCCGCAGGCCCTACCGGAAGGAGGGTCTGCCGGCCCCCGAGACCCCCTCGGTGCTCGTCACAGCCGCTGAGATCAGGCAGTATCTCCGATCCAGGGGAGTCCCCTACCAGGACGGGCACAGCTGCCTGCGCACGCCCAGCCCGTTCCAGGGGCCGCGGGGTCCCGGGGCAGAGAGCTGGATTGAGGGCAGCCCCCACAGTCTTTTCATTGATAAGACCACAGGCCACTTTCTTTGCACTGGAAGCCTGGCTGAGGGCAACTGGGAGGACTTGCAGGCCTGTGTAGAGGGTGGCACGGCTGGGTCCTTGGCTAGTGAAGGGAAAGGAAGCGAGGCTCTGGACGGTCCAGGTGGTGACGTTCTGAGAATCTGGGATCGGGCCGTGCCACTGGCCGAGCTGCCAGACCCAGAGGAGGTTCAGGTGGCACGAACAATGTTCGGTCTGACCAAGGTGTCTGATGCCACGCTGAAGCTTTTCAATGTGCGCTATCTTCGGCCCGCCAGAAGCTTGGTCTTTCCATGGTTTTCCCCGGGGGGGCTGAGCCTCAGAGGACTGAAGCTGCTGAAGGCAGAAAGTCAAAAGAATGGCGTCTGCTACGTGGAGACCACGTTGCCTCGCCCCAGTGCCTACCATAACCTATTTGGGCTGCCTTTGATTGGCCAGCGAGATGTGGAAATGGTGCTGACCAGTCGGGAACTGGATAGCTTGGCTTTACATCAGGCTACAGGGCTGCCCACGCTGGCATTACCCCGAGGCTTAGCCTGCTTGCCCCCTACCCTTCTTCCTTATCTGGAACAGTTCCGTCGAATAGTTCTCTGGCTGGGTGATGACCTGCGTGCATGGGAGGCTGCCAAGTTGTTTGCCCGGAAGCTGAACCCCAAACGATGCTCTTTGGTTAGGCCAGGAGAACAGTACCCCCGCCCCCTAGAAGCTCTGACTAAGGGCTTGAATCTGCAGAAAATATTAAGGTCAGCCCTGCCTGCTGGCCACAAGTCTATAGTATCTTTCCGGCAACTGAGGGAAGAAGTCCTGGGAGAATTATCGAATGTGGAACAAGTGGCTGGAGTGCGCTGGGGTCGTTTCCCTGACCTCAACCGACTTTTGAAGGGCCATCGAAAGGGCGAGTTAACTGTCTTCACAG GACCAACTGGCAGCGGGAAGACAACATTCATTAGCGAATATGCACTGGACTTATGTACACAGGGAGTGAATACACTGTGGGGTAGCTTTGAGATTAGCAACGTGCGGCTGGCCAGGATCATGCTGACACAGTTTGCCATGGGGCGGCTTGAAGAAAGGCTGGAAGAGTATGATGAGTGGGCCGACCGCTTTGAGGACTTGGCCCTATATTTTATGACCTTCCACGGGCAGCAGAGTATCCG GACTGTGATGGACACAATGCAGCATGCGGTTTATGTCTATGATATCTGCCATGTGATCATTGACAACTTGCAGTTCATGATGGGGCAGGAGCAGCTCTCCTCAGACAG GATTGCAGCACAGGACTACATTGTAGGAGCCTTCAGGAAGTTTGCCACAGACAACAATTGTCATGTGACCCTGGTTATTCACCCCCGGAAAGAGGATGGTGACAAAGAGCTACAAACAGCATCCATTTTTGGTTCAGCCAAG gCCAGCCAGGAGGCAGACAATGTGTTAATCCTTCAGGATAAAAAGTTGGTAACGGGTCCAGGGAAACGCTACCTACAGGTGTCTAAGAACCGTTTTGATGGGGATGTGGGCATCTTCCCCCTGGAATTCAATAAGAGCTCACTGACATTCTCACCTGCAGCCAAGGGCAAGGCCCGCCTCAAGAAGGTTAAGGATGATGAACTAGACCCTAAAAAGCCCCCAtctagaaaaggaggaggagcatCTGGGAAGCAGAAAGACAAAGCAGCCCAACCTCCTCCCCACTGA
- the MRPL43 gene encoding 39S ribosomal protein L43, mitochondrial: MTARGTPSRFLGSVLHNGLGRYVQQLQRLSLRVSRDSPSSRGAREYVEQHVTDFARRNPGVVLYVTAKKCHVPRVVAEYLNGSVQEVALGNKTVDEVAALIQKLADQSGLDVIRIRKPYHTYSPSIQGQWHPFTNRPPQLGGEAVANSPPQKLQ, translated from the exons ATGACGGCCCGCGGCACTCCGAGCCGCTTTCTGGGCAGCGTCCTGCACAACGGGCTGGGGCGCTACGTGCAGCAGCTGCAGCGCCTTAGCCTTAGGGTCAGCCGCGACTCGCCTTCGTCCCGCGGCGCCAG GGAGTATGTGGAGCAGCACGTGACGGACTTTGCTCGGAGGAACCCGGGGGTCGTGCTGTATGTGACCGCGAAGAAGTGCCACGTGCCGCGGGTGGTGGCGGAGTACT TGAACGGCTCTGTACAGGAGGTAGCTCTCGGTAATAAGACGGTGGACGAGGTGGCTGCGCTGATCCAGAAGCTCGCTGACCAGTCAGGCCTGGATGTGATTCGTATCCGGAAACCCTACCATACCTACAGCCCGAGTATCCAGGGGCAGTGGCACCCCTTTACTAACAGGCCGCCCCAACTGGGCGGAGAAGCCGTTGCCAACAGCCCTCCCCAGAAACTGCAATAA